The following coding sequences are from one Nilaparvata lugens isolate BPH chromosome 4, ASM1435652v1, whole genome shotgun sequence window:
- the LOC111045480 gene encoding SAGA-associated factor 11 homolog, with product MDRNVKDSTSKVDNVDVAASKAVDILIEKAILGEVFDFHRAVKLGVIDEKAEREDGSVHESVEGYNVDVFGQQFKAPVCSCPFCDRMMGAGRLMGHFEKCAARRGGQSGQGAKSRKVYSEAVSEDDNDDDYDWVAGNEQAKMARKKRDRNKAKSSRAANKHSPVKDVAVVLDANIFEQLQQAGDGDKRIAKDRYRRKQRKLR from the coding sequence ATGGACAGAAACGTGAAAGATTCCACGTCGAAGGTGGATAACGTCGATGTGGCCGCAAGTAAAGCAGTCGACATCCTGATTGAGAAGGCGATACTGGGCGAGGTGTTCGACTTCCACCGAGCCGTGAAGCTGGGGGTGATCGACGAGAAGGCAGAACGTGAGGACGGCAGCGTGCACGAGTCGGTGGAGGGCTACAACGTGGATGTGTTCGGCCAGCAATTCAAGGCGCCGGTGTGTTCGTGTCCGTTCTGCGACCGCATGATGGGCGCCGGTCGACTGATGGGGCACTTCGAGAAGTGCGCGGCGCGCCGCGGTGGACAGAGCGGCCAGGGGGCCAAGAGCCGCAAGGTGTACAGCGAGGCGGTCAGTGAGGACGACAACGATGACGACTACGACTGGGTCGCCGGCAACGAGCAGGCCAAAATGGCGCGCAAGAAGCGCGACCGCAACAAGGCCAAGTCGAGTCGCGCGGCCAACAAACATTCGCCAGTCAAGGATGTGGCAGTTGTGCTGGATGCCAACATTTTCGAGCAGCTGCAACAGGCTGGTGACGGCGACAAGCGCATTGCCAAGGACCGGTATCGCCGCAAACAGAGGAAGTTGCGCTAA